The Juglans microcarpa x Juglans regia isolate MS1-56 chromosome 2S, Jm3101_v1.0, whole genome shotgun sequence genome has a window encoding:
- the LOC121252045 gene encoding ATP-dependent Clp protease ATP-binding subunit CLPT1, chloroplastic yields the protein MASHTLSGLPIILYCNSQSCHRNAPDTDSSSSSSSSTLLRRPKHDNLTTPFTGRKLSIRSSSSQRFVSKHRSAIATVLLSLPTLKPERASSDKTPKWSARAIKSFAMGKLEARKLKYPNTGTEALLMGILVEGTSIAAKFLRANGITLFKVREETVKLLGKSDMYYFSPEHPPLTEPAQRALDWAVDEKLKSGEDGEITTSYLLLGIWSEKDSAGHKIMASLGFDDEKAKELAKTINEDFVLSHK from the exons ATGGCTTCCCACACGCTCTCAGGGCTCCCAATAATCTTATACTGCAACTCGCAATCCTGCCACAGAAATGCTCCCGATaccgattcttcttcttcttcttcttcttccaccctTCTCCGGCGTCCCAAACATGATAATTTAACGACCCCTTTCACTGGAAGGAAGCTCTCGATTCGGTCCTCGAGTTCGCAACGTTTCGTTTCGAAGCATCGCTCGGCCATCGCCACGGTGCTCCTTAGTCTCCCTACTCT GAAACCAGAAAGGGCGTCTTCTGATAAAACCCCAAA ATGGTCTGCGAGGGCTATAAAGTCGTTTGCTATGGGGAAACTGGAGGCAAGAAAGCTCAAGTATCCGAATACTGGGACGGAAGCGCTTCTAATGGGGATTTTGGTCGAGG GAACAAGTATAGCTGCAAAGTTTTTGAGGGCTAATGGAATTACACTTTTTAAGGTGCGAGAAGAAACAGTAAAGTTACTAGGAAAATCTGATATGTACTATTTCAGCCCTGAGCATCCTCCACTGACCGAACCGGCTCAGAGAGCCCTTGATTGGGCTGTTGATGAGAAATTGAAGTCAG GAGAAGATGGCGAGATAACAACTTCATATCTGCTCCTTGGAATTTGGTCTGAAAAAGATTCAGCAGGTCACAAGATCATGGCCTCTCTTGGTTTTGATGACGAGAAAGCCAAAGAGCTTGCCAAAACT ATCAATGAGGATTTTGTTTTGAGCCATAAGTAG
- the LOC121252040 gene encoding 65-kDa microtubule-associated protein 3-like isoform X1 has protein sequence MNVAPPLEEAQLLNMSNPRTHPLLQVETTCGSLLYELQIIWDEVGESVADRDKMLLELEKECLEVYRRKVDLANRSRAQLRQAIADAEAELAAICSATGERPVHIRQSVQNTGSLKEELSRILPQLEEMRKRKSERRNQFLEVQEQIQKISNEIYGSTEYISSMLVVDESDLSLRKLEELHRELHELQKEKSDRLRQVQEHVCALNSLCSVLGVDSKKILTEVHPSLRDSERSKNIRNGTIEQLAAAIQKLREVKLQRMQTLQDLATTMLELWNLMDTPMEEQQMFQNVTCNIAASEHEITEPNSLSMDFINHVEAEVSRLEEFKSSKMKELVLKKRSELEEFCRKTHMVPEVDSTMEDVIDAIESGVVDPACVLEQIELQIANVKEEAFSRKELLEKVEKWLAACDEESWLEEYNRDENRYNAGRGAHLTLKRAEKARSLVNKLPAMVDALASKTLAWEKERGIEFTYDGIRLLSMLEGYTLVRQEKEQERRRQRDQKKLQGQLIAEQEALYGSKPSPSKTQGVKKAPRMSTGGASSKRLSLGGTMLHTPKPDPLQSAKATPHSRPIRKNERMHQNHEEYDGISVLSAGRRGLDVAGLPVKKHSFGNGNVREGESPMMRIPFSPIISTAPSKANMANLSDDPNMTRSEKMQKTLPTKNLQFNTPSKTTSMADEENKTPKSLPIRVPTTPSTVSVPMQTAPTPAPPPPVSFGAKVVELIPEEIEYSFEERRAGFVLPKTHIRPMILQV, from the exons ATGAATGTTGCCCCTCCCTTGGAGGAG GCGCAGTTGCTTAATATGTCTAATCCTCGAACTCATCCACTTCTGCAAGTGGAAACAACATGTGGATCCCTTCTATATGAACTTCAG attatttgggatgaagttggtgaaTCAGTTGCTGATAGGGATAAAATGCTGCTCGAGCTTGAAAAAGAATGTTTAGAAGTATACAGGAGAAAGGTAGATCTTGCAAATCGATCTAGAGCTCAGCTACGCCAGGCAATAGCTGATGCCGAAGCTGAATTGGCTGCCATCTGTTCTGCAACTGGGGAGCGACCTGTACATATTAGGCAG TCTGTTCAAAATACTGGAAGCTTGAAGGAAGAGCTCAGTAGAATTCTTCCACAATTGGAGGAGATGCGGAAAAGGAAATCTGAGAGAAGAAATCAATTCCTAGAAGTCCAAGAGCAGATACAGAAGATCTCAAACGAGATTTATGGATCCACAGAGTATATTTCATCCATGTTGGTAGTGGATGAAAGTGATTTGTCTTTGAGAAAGCTTGAGGAGTTGCACAGAGAGCTGCATGAACTTCAAAAGGAGAAG AGTGATCGCCTGAGGCAGGTTCAGGAACATGTGTGTGCCCTGAATTCGCTTTGCTCAGTGCTTGGTGTGGATTCTAAGAAGATACTAACTGAAGTTCATCCAAGTTTACGAGACTCTGAAAGGTCCAAGAATATAAGGAATGGTACGATTGAGCAGTTGGCTGCTGCGATACAAAAATTGCGAGAGGTTAAACTACAGAGAATGCAGACG CTCCAAGATCTTGCAACTACCATGTTGGAGCTCTGGAATTTGATGGATACACCAATGGAAGAGCAACAAATGTTTCAGAATGTTACTTGTAACATAGCTGCTTCAGAACATGAAATAACTGAACCAAATTCTCTCTCCATGGACTTCATTAATCAC GTTGAGGCTGAAGTATCTCGGTTGGAAGAGTTCAAGTCGAGCAAAATGAAAGAGCTTGTTCTGAAGAAGAGGTCAGAGCTAGAGGAGTTCTGTAGAAAGACGCATATGGTTCCAGAAGTAGATAGCACAATGGAAGATGTCATTGACGCGATAGAATCTG GAGTTGTGGACCCTGCTTGTGTCCTTGAGCAAATTGAGCTTCAGATTGCTAATGTTAAAGAGGAAGCTTTTAGCAGGAAAGAACTACTCGAAAAGGTTGAGAAATGGTTGGCTGCATGTGATGAGGAGAGTTGGCTTGAAGAGTATAATAGG GATGAGAACCGATACAATGCTGGAAGAGGTGCTCACCTTACTCTCAAGCGTGCCGAGAAGGCTCGCTCTTTGGTTAACAAACTTCCAG CAATGGTTGATGCGTTGGCTTCAAAAACCCTGGCATGGGAGAAGGAAAGAGGCATTGAGTTCACATATGATGGT ATCCGTCTCTTATCTATGCTTGAAGGGTATACTTTAGTGCGGCAAGAGAAAGAACAAGAACGTCGTAGGCAGCGG GACCAGAAGAAACTTCAGGGACAACTGATTGCAGAACAAGAGGCACTTTATGGGTCAAAACCCAGCCCTTCAAAGACTCAGGGTGTTAAAAAAGCACCCAGGATGTCAACCGGAGGTGCAAGCAGTAAAAGACTTTCACTTGGAGGAACAATGCTTCACACTCCCAAACCTGATCCGCTTCAATCAGCGAAAGCTACTCCTCACTCGCGCCCCATTAGGAAAAATGAGCGGATGCACCAAAATCATGAGGAATATGATGGCATTTCTGTTTTATCTGCAG GTAGGAGAGGCTTGGATGTTGCCGGTCTCCCAGTGAAAAAACACTCATTTGGAAATGGAAATGTTCGTGAAGGAGAGTCACCCATGATGCGGATACCATTTTCCCCCATTATCTCCACAGCACCATCAAAGGCCAACATGGCAAACTTGTCGGATGATCCAAACATGACTCGTAGCGAGAAGATGCAGAAGACACTTCCAACCAAGAATCTGCAATTCAATACTCCCTCCAAGACAACTTCAATGGCAGATGAAGAGAACAAAACGCCAAAGTCACTGCCGATTCGTGTCCCCACAACACCTTCAACTGTGTCAGTTCCGATGCAGACAGCCCCGACTCCGGCTCCTCCACCACCTGTCTCTTTTGGAGCCAAGGTAGTCGAACTGATTCCAGAAGAAATTGAATATTCGTTCGAGGAAAGGAGAGCTGGTTTTGTGCTTCCTAAAACACACATAAGGCCAATGATACTGCAAGTATGA
- the LOC121252040 gene encoding 65-kDa microtubule-associated protein 3-like isoform X2, whose protein sequence is MAQLLNMSNPRTHPLLQVETTCGSLLYELQIIWDEVGESVADRDKMLLELEKECLEVYRRKVDLANRSRAQLRQAIADAEAELAAICSATGERPVHIRQSVQNTGSLKEELSRILPQLEEMRKRKSERRNQFLEVQEQIQKISNEIYGSTEYISSMLVVDESDLSLRKLEELHRELHELQKEKSDRLRQVQEHVCALNSLCSVLGVDSKKILTEVHPSLRDSERSKNIRNGTIEQLAAAIQKLREVKLQRMQTLQDLATTMLELWNLMDTPMEEQQMFQNVTCNIAASEHEITEPNSLSMDFINHVEAEVSRLEEFKSSKMKELVLKKRSELEEFCRKTHMVPEVDSTMEDVIDAIESGVVDPACVLEQIELQIANVKEEAFSRKELLEKVEKWLAACDEESWLEEYNRDENRYNAGRGAHLTLKRAEKARSLVNKLPAMVDALASKTLAWEKERGIEFTYDGIRLLSMLEGYTLVRQEKEQERRRQRDQKKLQGQLIAEQEALYGSKPSPSKTQGVKKAPRMSTGGASSKRLSLGGTMLHTPKPDPLQSAKATPHSRPIRKNERMHQNHEEYDGISVLSAGRRGLDVAGLPVKKHSFGNGNVREGESPMMRIPFSPIISTAPSKANMANLSDDPNMTRSEKMQKTLPTKNLQFNTPSKTTSMADEENKTPKSLPIRVPTTPSTVSVPMQTAPTPAPPPPVSFGAKVVELIPEEIEYSFEERRAGFVLPKTHIRPMILQV, encoded by the exons ATG GCGCAGTTGCTTAATATGTCTAATCCTCGAACTCATCCACTTCTGCAAGTGGAAACAACATGTGGATCCCTTCTATATGAACTTCAG attatttgggatgaagttggtgaaTCAGTTGCTGATAGGGATAAAATGCTGCTCGAGCTTGAAAAAGAATGTTTAGAAGTATACAGGAGAAAGGTAGATCTTGCAAATCGATCTAGAGCTCAGCTACGCCAGGCAATAGCTGATGCCGAAGCTGAATTGGCTGCCATCTGTTCTGCAACTGGGGAGCGACCTGTACATATTAGGCAG TCTGTTCAAAATACTGGAAGCTTGAAGGAAGAGCTCAGTAGAATTCTTCCACAATTGGAGGAGATGCGGAAAAGGAAATCTGAGAGAAGAAATCAATTCCTAGAAGTCCAAGAGCAGATACAGAAGATCTCAAACGAGATTTATGGATCCACAGAGTATATTTCATCCATGTTGGTAGTGGATGAAAGTGATTTGTCTTTGAGAAAGCTTGAGGAGTTGCACAGAGAGCTGCATGAACTTCAAAAGGAGAAG AGTGATCGCCTGAGGCAGGTTCAGGAACATGTGTGTGCCCTGAATTCGCTTTGCTCAGTGCTTGGTGTGGATTCTAAGAAGATACTAACTGAAGTTCATCCAAGTTTACGAGACTCTGAAAGGTCCAAGAATATAAGGAATGGTACGATTGAGCAGTTGGCTGCTGCGATACAAAAATTGCGAGAGGTTAAACTACAGAGAATGCAGACG CTCCAAGATCTTGCAACTACCATGTTGGAGCTCTGGAATTTGATGGATACACCAATGGAAGAGCAACAAATGTTTCAGAATGTTACTTGTAACATAGCTGCTTCAGAACATGAAATAACTGAACCAAATTCTCTCTCCATGGACTTCATTAATCAC GTTGAGGCTGAAGTATCTCGGTTGGAAGAGTTCAAGTCGAGCAAAATGAAAGAGCTTGTTCTGAAGAAGAGGTCAGAGCTAGAGGAGTTCTGTAGAAAGACGCATATGGTTCCAGAAGTAGATAGCACAATGGAAGATGTCATTGACGCGATAGAATCTG GAGTTGTGGACCCTGCTTGTGTCCTTGAGCAAATTGAGCTTCAGATTGCTAATGTTAAAGAGGAAGCTTTTAGCAGGAAAGAACTACTCGAAAAGGTTGAGAAATGGTTGGCTGCATGTGATGAGGAGAGTTGGCTTGAAGAGTATAATAGG GATGAGAACCGATACAATGCTGGAAGAGGTGCTCACCTTACTCTCAAGCGTGCCGAGAAGGCTCGCTCTTTGGTTAACAAACTTCCAG CAATGGTTGATGCGTTGGCTTCAAAAACCCTGGCATGGGAGAAGGAAAGAGGCATTGAGTTCACATATGATGGT ATCCGTCTCTTATCTATGCTTGAAGGGTATACTTTAGTGCGGCAAGAGAAAGAACAAGAACGTCGTAGGCAGCGG GACCAGAAGAAACTTCAGGGACAACTGATTGCAGAACAAGAGGCACTTTATGGGTCAAAACCCAGCCCTTCAAAGACTCAGGGTGTTAAAAAAGCACCCAGGATGTCAACCGGAGGTGCAAGCAGTAAAAGACTTTCACTTGGAGGAACAATGCTTCACACTCCCAAACCTGATCCGCTTCAATCAGCGAAAGCTACTCCTCACTCGCGCCCCATTAGGAAAAATGAGCGGATGCACCAAAATCATGAGGAATATGATGGCATTTCTGTTTTATCTGCAG GTAGGAGAGGCTTGGATGTTGCCGGTCTCCCAGTGAAAAAACACTCATTTGGAAATGGAAATGTTCGTGAAGGAGAGTCACCCATGATGCGGATACCATTTTCCCCCATTATCTCCACAGCACCATCAAAGGCCAACATGGCAAACTTGTCGGATGATCCAAACATGACTCGTAGCGAGAAGATGCAGAAGACACTTCCAACCAAGAATCTGCAATTCAATACTCCCTCCAAGACAACTTCAATGGCAGATGAAGAGAACAAAACGCCAAAGTCACTGCCGATTCGTGTCCCCACAACACCTTCAACTGTGTCAGTTCCGATGCAGACAGCCCCGACTCCGGCTCCTCCACCACCTGTCTCTTTTGGAGCCAAGGTAGTCGAACTGATTCCAGAAGAAATTGAATATTCGTTCGAGGAAAGGAGAGCTGGTTTTGTGCTTCCTAAAACACACATAAGGCCAATGATACTGCAAGTATGA
- the LOC121252040 gene encoding 65-kDa microtubule-associated protein 3-like isoform X3: MSNPRTHPLLQVETTCGSLLYELQIIWDEVGESVADRDKMLLELEKECLEVYRRKVDLANRSRAQLRQAIADAEAELAAICSATGERPVHIRQSVQNTGSLKEELSRILPQLEEMRKRKSERRNQFLEVQEQIQKISNEIYGSTEYISSMLVVDESDLSLRKLEELHRELHELQKEKSDRLRQVQEHVCALNSLCSVLGVDSKKILTEVHPSLRDSERSKNIRNGTIEQLAAAIQKLREVKLQRMQTLQDLATTMLELWNLMDTPMEEQQMFQNVTCNIAASEHEITEPNSLSMDFINHVEAEVSRLEEFKSSKMKELVLKKRSELEEFCRKTHMVPEVDSTMEDVIDAIESGVVDPACVLEQIELQIANVKEEAFSRKELLEKVEKWLAACDEESWLEEYNRDENRYNAGRGAHLTLKRAEKARSLVNKLPAMVDALASKTLAWEKERGIEFTYDGIRLLSMLEGYTLVRQEKEQERRRQRDQKKLQGQLIAEQEALYGSKPSPSKTQGVKKAPRMSTGGASSKRLSLGGTMLHTPKPDPLQSAKATPHSRPIRKNERMHQNHEEYDGISVLSAGRRGLDVAGLPVKKHSFGNGNVREGESPMMRIPFSPIISTAPSKANMANLSDDPNMTRSEKMQKTLPTKNLQFNTPSKTTSMADEENKTPKSLPIRVPTTPSTVSVPMQTAPTPAPPPPVSFGAKVVELIPEEIEYSFEERRAGFVLPKTHIRPMILQV; the protein is encoded by the exons ATGTCTAATCCTCGAACTCATCCACTTCTGCAAGTGGAAACAACATGTGGATCCCTTCTATATGAACTTCAG attatttgggatgaagttggtgaaTCAGTTGCTGATAGGGATAAAATGCTGCTCGAGCTTGAAAAAGAATGTTTAGAAGTATACAGGAGAAAGGTAGATCTTGCAAATCGATCTAGAGCTCAGCTACGCCAGGCAATAGCTGATGCCGAAGCTGAATTGGCTGCCATCTGTTCTGCAACTGGGGAGCGACCTGTACATATTAGGCAG TCTGTTCAAAATACTGGAAGCTTGAAGGAAGAGCTCAGTAGAATTCTTCCACAATTGGAGGAGATGCGGAAAAGGAAATCTGAGAGAAGAAATCAATTCCTAGAAGTCCAAGAGCAGATACAGAAGATCTCAAACGAGATTTATGGATCCACAGAGTATATTTCATCCATGTTGGTAGTGGATGAAAGTGATTTGTCTTTGAGAAAGCTTGAGGAGTTGCACAGAGAGCTGCATGAACTTCAAAAGGAGAAG AGTGATCGCCTGAGGCAGGTTCAGGAACATGTGTGTGCCCTGAATTCGCTTTGCTCAGTGCTTGGTGTGGATTCTAAGAAGATACTAACTGAAGTTCATCCAAGTTTACGAGACTCTGAAAGGTCCAAGAATATAAGGAATGGTACGATTGAGCAGTTGGCTGCTGCGATACAAAAATTGCGAGAGGTTAAACTACAGAGAATGCAGACG CTCCAAGATCTTGCAACTACCATGTTGGAGCTCTGGAATTTGATGGATACACCAATGGAAGAGCAACAAATGTTTCAGAATGTTACTTGTAACATAGCTGCTTCAGAACATGAAATAACTGAACCAAATTCTCTCTCCATGGACTTCATTAATCAC GTTGAGGCTGAAGTATCTCGGTTGGAAGAGTTCAAGTCGAGCAAAATGAAAGAGCTTGTTCTGAAGAAGAGGTCAGAGCTAGAGGAGTTCTGTAGAAAGACGCATATGGTTCCAGAAGTAGATAGCACAATGGAAGATGTCATTGACGCGATAGAATCTG GAGTTGTGGACCCTGCTTGTGTCCTTGAGCAAATTGAGCTTCAGATTGCTAATGTTAAAGAGGAAGCTTTTAGCAGGAAAGAACTACTCGAAAAGGTTGAGAAATGGTTGGCTGCATGTGATGAGGAGAGTTGGCTTGAAGAGTATAATAGG GATGAGAACCGATACAATGCTGGAAGAGGTGCTCACCTTACTCTCAAGCGTGCCGAGAAGGCTCGCTCTTTGGTTAACAAACTTCCAG CAATGGTTGATGCGTTGGCTTCAAAAACCCTGGCATGGGAGAAGGAAAGAGGCATTGAGTTCACATATGATGGT ATCCGTCTCTTATCTATGCTTGAAGGGTATACTTTAGTGCGGCAAGAGAAAGAACAAGAACGTCGTAGGCAGCGG GACCAGAAGAAACTTCAGGGACAACTGATTGCAGAACAAGAGGCACTTTATGGGTCAAAACCCAGCCCTTCAAAGACTCAGGGTGTTAAAAAAGCACCCAGGATGTCAACCGGAGGTGCAAGCAGTAAAAGACTTTCACTTGGAGGAACAATGCTTCACACTCCCAAACCTGATCCGCTTCAATCAGCGAAAGCTACTCCTCACTCGCGCCCCATTAGGAAAAATGAGCGGATGCACCAAAATCATGAGGAATATGATGGCATTTCTGTTTTATCTGCAG GTAGGAGAGGCTTGGATGTTGCCGGTCTCCCAGTGAAAAAACACTCATTTGGAAATGGAAATGTTCGTGAAGGAGAGTCACCCATGATGCGGATACCATTTTCCCCCATTATCTCCACAGCACCATCAAAGGCCAACATGGCAAACTTGTCGGATGATCCAAACATGACTCGTAGCGAGAAGATGCAGAAGACACTTCCAACCAAGAATCTGCAATTCAATACTCCCTCCAAGACAACTTCAATGGCAGATGAAGAGAACAAAACGCCAAAGTCACTGCCGATTCGTGTCCCCACAACACCTTCAACTGTGTCAGTTCCGATGCAGACAGCCCCGACTCCGGCTCCTCCACCACCTGTCTCTTTTGGAGCCAAGGTAGTCGAACTGATTCCAGAAGAAATTGAATATTCGTTCGAGGAAAGGAGAGCTGGTTTTGTGCTTCCTAAAACACACATAAGGCCAATGATACTGCAAGTATGA
- the LOC121252044 gene encoding AT-hook motif nuclear-localized protein 6-like isoform X2, with protein sequence MEEKESSGSGVGVKVDEVPESYRIGPGTENPTQLGGPTMAVTAASPVSVATPGTRMKKKRGRPRKYGPDGAVSQALSPMPISSSIPLTGEFSAWKRGRGRPIESVKKSHKHEYQSSGERIAYSVGANFTPHVITVNAGEDVTMKVMSFSQQESRAICILSANGTISNVTLRQPTSLGGTLTYEGRFEILSLSGSFMPTENGGTKSRSGGMSVSLAGPDGRVVGGGLAGLLVAAGPVQVIVGSFLPGHQQEQKPKKQRIESTSTMTPIHANLLSTEETNGVYGRERPVLTSSTAFHGDNSASLNPHSGL encoded by the exons atgGAGGAGAAAGAGAGCTCTGGTTCTGGGGTTGGCGTGAAAGTTGATGAGGTCCCAGAGAGCTACCGGATAGGCCCAGGGACCGAAAATCCGACCCAATTAGGGGGGCCCACAATGGCGGTTACGGCTGCCTCGCCGGTGAGTGTGGCGACGCCCGGTAcgagaatgaagaagaagaggggcaGGCCAAGGAAGTATGGTCCCGACGGTGCCGTATCGCAGGCATTGTCTCCAATGCCGATTTCATCCTCGATACCACTTACCGGGGAGTTCTCAGCTTGGAAACGGGGTAGGGGGAGGCCCATCGAATCCGTCAAGAAGTCGCATAAGCACGAGTATCAAAGCTCAG GTGAGAGAATTGCATACTCTGTTGGTGCAAATTTTACTCCCCATGTGATCACTGTTAATGCTGGTGAG GATGTTACAATGAAGGTTATGTCCTTCTCCCAACAAGAATCCCGTGCTATATGTATTCTTTCTGCAAATGGTACAATTTCAAATGTTACACTTCGGCAACCTACTTCTCTTGGGGGTACTTTAACATATGAG GGTCGATTTGAGATACTTTCTTTGTCTGGATCATTTATGCCTACTGAGAATGGAGGGACAAAAAGTAGATCTGGTGGGATGAGCGTCTCTTTGGCTGGACCAGATGGTCGAGTGGTTGGGGGAGGACTTGCTGGTTTATTAGTGGCTGCTGGCCCTGTGCAG GTTATTGTGGGCAGTTTTCTACCAGGGCACCAGCAAGAACAGAAGCCCAAGAAGCAGAGAATTGAGTCTACATCAACTATGACCCCTATTCATGCCAATCTTCTCTCTACTGAAGAAACAAACGGAGTCTATGGGAGAGAAAGGCCCGTTCTCACGTCTTCTACTGCCTTTCATGGAGACAATTCAGCTTCTCTTAACCCACATTCAGGGCTTTAG
- the LOC121252044 gene encoding AT-hook motif nuclear-localized protein 6-like isoform X1, whose amino-acid sequence MEEKESSGSGVGVKVDEVPESYRIGPGTENPTQLGGPTMAVTAASPVSVATPGTRMKKKRGRPRKYGPDGAVSQALSPMPISSSIPLTGEFSAWKRGRGRPIESVKKSHKHEYQSSAFCIVGERIAYSVGANFTPHVITVNAGEDVTMKVMSFSQQESRAICILSANGTISNVTLRQPTSLGGTLTYEGRFEILSLSGSFMPTENGGTKSRSGGMSVSLAGPDGRVVGGGLAGLLVAAGPVQVIVGSFLPGHQQEQKPKKQRIESTSTMTPIHANLLSTEETNGVYGRERPVLTSSTAFHGDNSASLNPHSGL is encoded by the exons atgGAGGAGAAAGAGAGCTCTGGTTCTGGGGTTGGCGTGAAAGTTGATGAGGTCCCAGAGAGCTACCGGATAGGCCCAGGGACCGAAAATCCGACCCAATTAGGGGGGCCCACAATGGCGGTTACGGCTGCCTCGCCGGTGAGTGTGGCGACGCCCGGTAcgagaatgaagaagaagaggggcaGGCCAAGGAAGTATGGTCCCGACGGTGCCGTATCGCAGGCATTGTCTCCAATGCCGATTTCATCCTCGATACCACTTACCGGGGAGTTCTCAGCTTGGAAACGGGGTAGGGGGAGGCCCATCGAATCCGTCAAGAAGTCGCATAAGCACGAGTATCAAAGCTCAG CATTTTGTATTGTAGGTGAGAGAATTGCATACTCTGTTGGTGCAAATTTTACTCCCCATGTGATCACTGTTAATGCTGGTGAG GATGTTACAATGAAGGTTATGTCCTTCTCCCAACAAGAATCCCGTGCTATATGTATTCTTTCTGCAAATGGTACAATTTCAAATGTTACACTTCGGCAACCTACTTCTCTTGGGGGTACTTTAACATATGAG GGTCGATTTGAGATACTTTCTTTGTCTGGATCATTTATGCCTACTGAGAATGGAGGGACAAAAAGTAGATCTGGTGGGATGAGCGTCTCTTTGGCTGGACCAGATGGTCGAGTGGTTGGGGGAGGACTTGCTGGTTTATTAGTGGCTGCTGGCCCTGTGCAG GTTATTGTGGGCAGTTTTCTACCAGGGCACCAGCAAGAACAGAAGCCCAAGAAGCAGAGAATTGAGTCTACATCAACTATGACCCCTATTCATGCCAATCTTCTCTCTACTGAAGAAACAAACGGAGTCTATGGGAGAGAAAGGCCCGTTCTCACGTCTTCTACTGCCTTTCATGGAGACAATTCAGCTTCTCTTAACCCACATTCAGGGCTTTAG
- the LOC121252394 gene encoding uncharacterized mitochondrial protein AtMg00860-like yields MNEVFKSHLRKFILVFFDDILIYSKSEIDHLRHVQVALETLREHKLYAKLSKCKFWCREIAYLGHLISAQGVRTDIEKLQAMKDWPLPGSIKALRGFLELTGYYRRFIKDYGGIAGPLTRMLRKGSFQWSEEAKKAFHDLKESRLLPLVLALPDFTAPFTIKCDALGTTIGAVLM; encoded by the coding sequence ATGAATGAAGTGTTCAAATCCCATTTGAGGAAATTTATACTGGTTTTCTTCGACGATATACTGATTTATAGTAAATCTGAAATTGACCATTTGAGACATGTGCAAGTGGCTCTTGAAACACTAAGAGAGCATAAGCTATATGCTAAACTCTCTAAATGCAAGTTCTGGTGTAGGGAGATAGCATATTTGGGGCACTTAATCTCTGCTCAAGGAGTGCGGACAGATATTGAAAAACTACAGGCCATGAAGGATTGGCCCCTTCCTGGATCTATTAAAGCCTTACGGGGTTTTTTGGAGCTGACCGGGTATTATCGACGGTTCATCAAGGACTATGGGGGAATTGCAGGTCCGCTGACCAGAATGCTAAGGAAGGGTAGTTTCCAATGGAGCGAAGAAGCAAAAAAGGCTTTTCATGACTTGAAGGAAAGTCGTCTCTTGCCCCTGGTACTCGCGTTGCCAGATTTTACAGCACCCTTTACCATAAAGTGTGATGCATTGGGTACAACCATAGGAGCTGTTTTGATGTAG